In one window of Chanodichthys erythropterus isolate Z2021 chromosome 23, ASM2448905v1, whole genome shotgun sequence DNA:
- the snai2 gene encoding zinc finger protein SNAI2, producing MPRSFLVKKHFNAAKKPNYSELESPTVFISPYVLKTLPVPVIPQPEVLSPVAYNPITVWTTSSLPLSPLPSDLSPISGYPSSLSDTSSNKDHSGSESPRSDEDERIQSTKLSDAEKFQCSLCNKSYSTYSGLMKHKQLHCDAQTRKSFSCKYCEKEYVSLGALKMHIRTHTLPCVCKMCGKAFSRPWLLQGHIRTHTGEKPFSCPHCSRAFADRSNLRAHLQTHSDVKKYQCKNCSKTFSRMSLLHKHEESGCCIAH from the exons ATGCCGCGTTCATTCCTAGTAAAGAAGCATTTCAATGCAGCCAAGAAACCGAATTATAGTGAACTGGAGAGTCCAACAG tgtttatttccCCATATGTCTTAAAAACCCTCCCGGTGCCTGTTATACCTCAGCCTGAAGTGTTAAGCCCGGTGGCGTACAACCCTATAACAGTGTGGACTACCAGCAGCCTGCCCCTGTCCCCCCTGCCCAGCGACCTGTCCCCCATCTCCGGATACCCCTCATCCCTCTCCGACACGTCGTCTAATAAAGACCACAGCGGTTCGGAGAGCCCCAGGAGCGATGAAGACGAGCGGATACAGTCGACAAAACTGTCAGATGCTGAGAAGTTTCAGTGCAGTTTGTGTAACAAGTCCTACAGCACATATTCCGGACTCATGAAACACAAGCAGCTGCACTGCGACGCACAGACCAGGAAGTCGTTCAGCTGCAAGTACTGCGAGAAGGAATATGTGAGTCTAGGGGCCCTAAAGATGCACATAAGGACACACACGCTGCCGTGCGTTTGCAAAATGTGTGGGAAAGCTTTCTCCAGACCTTGGTTGCTGCAAGGACACATTAGGACACATACAG GTGAGAAGCCTTTTTCATGCCCACACTGCAGCCGGGCATTTGCGGACCGGTCGAACCTCCGAGCTCACCTGCAAACACACTCGGATGTGAAGAAATACCAGTGCAAGAACTGCTCCAAAACCTTCTCTCGCATGTCGCTGCTGCACAAACATGAGGAATCTGGCTGTTGCATTGCACACTGA